In Deltaproteobacteria bacterium, the DNA window GTTTCAAGTCTTCCCGGTTTTATAGATGTGCTTACGGCTTCTTTGCAAACGGGATACAGTATGGAGCTTTCAGTGGAGCACGCCACAAATGCTCTTTCAAACGGCATCTTGAAAAGGGAATTTAGCAATGTCGTTAGCATGCTTAAAAGGGGCATTCCTCTGGCAGAGGCTTTGGAAATAATTGGTCGGCATATCGCCGGTAAGGAGGCGGTTGCTCTTACTATTACAATAAAAATGTTTGCGGATACTGGCGGACAGGTATTGACTCCCTTTAGAAGACTCGGGCTAAAAGTGAGAGAGCAGCAGGCCGTGTTGGAACGCGCATCGCGAGATTTAGTAGGAATAAAACAAGCGTTTCTCGTAATTTTTGCGCTTTCGTTTACGGCTCCTTTGTTCTTGTTGGTCAATGAGCCCGATTATATTTTGGATGCGTTTAAATATGGCGGTGGTGTCGGGTACGTAATGCAAGTTGCGGTTGCGGTACAGATGCTATGCTTTGTGTGTTTTAGGAAGATCACGGCTTTGAGGGTGTAGCTAAAATGTTTGAGGGCTTGATAGTTGCCGTTATTTGTTTGTGGATGTGCTCGTACTTTGTTCAGGGAGAGTGTTTGACCTTTCGTGAGCTTGGGCGCTTTAAATTGTCTTCAGCTGAAAGTGTCGGGGGTGGTTGGGGAGAGAATTTAGAGAAGTGGTTTGAGATGTTGGGAAAGGCATTTGGTAAGTCTGGGAGCGTCCGGAACGAAAGTGTACTGACACTATATGAGGACATGGAAGCGAAAATGCGCGAAGCGGGTCTGGAGAAGGCTAGCGATCACGGGCGATTTGTTTTAATTCGACTGGGGTGTTACTTGAGTTGGCCGCTTCTAGTAATTTTTGCTTGCTTTAATTTTTCGACCTACTATGCAAGCGTGACCGCAATATTTGGCTTTGCCTTTGTCGTCGTTATGCCTCACCTGTTTCTTAGTCGAAAGATCGTCGGTCGAAAAGAGGATATTCAGAGGGAGCTACCATTGGTAGTGGATTTGACGAACCTCGCTACTAGTGCTGGCTGGGATATTTCTGTAGCCTTAGATAAGGTCGTGGAAGCAGTGGCCTTGGAATACCCAAGACATCCACTCATTAAGGAGTTGCGCAAGGCTCATTGGCTTGCTCAAAGAGGATATACATGGTCTGAAGCGCTCGAGTGGGTTGCAAAGAGGCTTCGCGAAGAAGAGTCCGTGAGTCGAGTGATGTTTGCGCTCATACAGGCAATGGAACACGGGGGTGATATGACACAAGCTTTGGCGGGGATTGCTCAGGATTCGGAGCGCAGTTATTACGCGGGGCTAGATAAGCGATTAGCGGCGGTTCCGGGCAAAGCTCTCGTAATTACCATGGTGCTATTTCTTTGTTATTTTGCTATTTTGCTTGCACCAGCCGCAACCGGCTTAAGGGGCAGCTTTGGGGCTTTGTGAGTAAATAGATGTGGATTATAGAGGGGTATAGCAAGTGGGTAGCGCGATTCATGTGTTAATAATTGAAGACTCGCCATCGCAGGCGGCTATTATTGCCAATATTGTTAGCGAGGCTGGCTATAGAGTAAGCGTTTATACGGCTTTGCCGACGGGGATTGTGGAACTGTTGCTCACCGAAGAACCAGATATAGTGCTGTTGGATTTAATGTTGTTGGATGAAGATGGGAAGGCAATGGCGGATGGTTTTCAGCTATGCAGGGATATTAAGCGTGCACATGCAGAGATACCCGTAGTGGTTGTTACTTCGGAGGGTGAAGAAGAAGCATGTGAGTGGGCATTGTTGCAAGGTGCTGATGCTTTTTTGCAAAAGCCCTTTGCCAAGGAAGATCTCGTGCAAGTAATTGAGGAAACTTTAAAAGAGTGTTCCGACTAGTCTATATTTTGTTTTTCGCTACATAATGAAGATATTAGTTATAGATTCTGATGAGGAGCTTCGCAATACGCTAGTCTTGCGAATTCAAGATGCGTTGCTACAGGCTGATCTTCGGCGCATTGATGTGGTTAGTGGCGGCTTTGATTTTTTAGGCATTGTAGCGAAGGAAAAGGATTTGCCTTTTTGTTGCTTTTTGGGGCCAGGTTGTCACGAGCACGTGGAAAGAGCGATAGAAAAACTTCGCGCGACTTTTCCGACGCTGCCACTTGCTCTAGTGGTTAGCAATGATGTTTATGCCGAGCAAGCGGTTGAACTCCGCAAATATCTGAGCATTAGAATCATTGCAGTTGCCGATGTTGGTCAGATGGTCGATTTTGTCATGGACTGCGAGGATCTCGCCGGTCATACTTCTGGTTTTAAAAACCGCGGCGTTGTTACTATTGCTCAACTTAAAGGTGGCGTTGGAGGTTCGACAGTGGCCGCAGGCCTGGCGGCTTGTTGGGCGCGACACGGTCTGTCGGTTGCATTGTTGGATTTTGACGATTTAAATCCACAGATCACGCAGTGGGGACGGGTAAGTATAGCGCAACGAAAGGTAGTTTTAGAGTTTTTGACGAAGGGTGCGGTAGATCGGGAGAGAATCAATGAGATGGTTTTTCCGGTCGAGGGATATGAAGGAAAGTTAGTAGTGGTTGGGCAGCCAGAGCAGTATCAGGATAGTTTCCACTTCAAGGCAGATGTAATAGATGGTGCGCCTAGCAGCGCGGTTTTTGTCGGTTCACTTCTAAATGTTTTGCAGGAGGAATTTGATATTATTGTCGTCGACAGCGGAAGATCTTGGGGTATCGCGACCTTTGCCGTGTTGCCGCTTAGTAAATACGTGTTACTAGTTACGGATGATGACGGAATGTCGGTTCGCAGGAGTATAGACAACCTCGAGCGCTTGTATAAGGCATCTGACGATGAGAGCGAATTTGACCTAGGCAAGTGGAGTGTCGTCCTAAATGCCTATACAGGTCGCCTCTTATCTCCAAAAGATTTGGGATTGGAGCTTCACGATCTAGAATTGTTTCCCGATTCTGCTGCGCTTTATACCATTCCCTTTTCCGAAAAAGGGCGACAATGGGGCGCGCCGGGTGAGAGTTTATATGATTTGGCAGAGCCAGCCGTAGTAGAGTCATTGCAGAAAATAGCTTCCAGCATGATTCCATTCCGGAGAGATGTCGAACATCCGCACCTATATGATAAGGTTCGAAAAAAAATCCAAAAGTTAGTAGGTCCTCACTAAAGCGCCTGAGGGCGTTGCCAAAAGTTAATTCGATTATTATAAAGTCTTCAGCAAGAATTGTGATGAGAGCTATCCTGTTTGGTTTATACCGTTTCCAAAAAGTAAAATATTTAACTTACTTTTTGGGAACGGTATATTTGAATTTGCAGCGAGAATAGCGACAATAGAGTTAGGAGACACATAGCAGTGCCAGTAATTGACGTAGCATTAGTTGAAGAATCGCAAAATCGTTATCTAACGTATGCACTTAGCGTGGTTAGTGGGCGAGCACTACCCGATGTTAGAGATGGACTAAAGCCGGTGCAGCGAAGGATTATATACGCAATGTATAAGAACCTTCGCTTGGTGCCGGAGAAGGCGCACAGAAAGTCGGCTGCGGTTGTGGGCGAAGTGCTGGCGCGCTTTCATCCCCATGGCGATACTGCCTGTTATGATGCCATGGTGCGCATGGCTCAGGAGTTTTCGCTGCGCTATCCCTTGGTAGATGGACAGGGAAATTTTGGCTCATTGGATGGCGATGCAGCTGCTGCCTACCGATATACCGAAGCGCGACTAACGCCTATTGCGCTAGAAGTAGTAGGGGATATTAATCAAGAGACGGTTTTTGAGCGCGATAACTTCGATCAAACTGTAAAAGAACCGGTCGTTCTTCCTGCGCGCATTCCAAACCTCATAATTAATGGCGCGAGTGGTATTGCCGTTGGTATGGCTACGGCAATACCCCCGCATAATCTGAAGGAGGTAATAAATGCTATACTTCTTATTCTAGAAGAGCCAAGTATTAGCGATGCTAGCTTGTTGAAAGTAATTAAAGGACCAGATTTTCCTACTGGCTGCGAATTATTAAATACTCGTTCCGAGTTAGAAGAAATATACAGCACAGGCAAGGGTGCCATTCGCATGCGCGCGAGCTTTATGGAGGAAGAGCATGGGCGAAAGCGATTGTTGGTATTTACGTCGATTCCCTATGCCATCGATAAGTCTGTGTTGGTAGAAAAGATAGCAGATTTAATCTTGGAAAAAAAGTTGCCGCAGTTGTTGGATGTTCGCGATGAGTCTACCGACGAAGTGCGAATAGTGACGGAAGTTGCTCCTGACGCCAATACGGATAGCGTATTGGCATATTTGTTTAAACACACAGCGTTGCAGGCAAATTTTAACGTAAATTTAACTGCTTTAGTGCCGACCAAAAATCCACTATCGGGAAAGCCAATGTTGTTGTCACTTCGCGCAATGCTGGAACACTTCGTCGATTTCCGTTTAGAAGTTGTGCGCAAGAAACTGATGTTTGAAAAGCGGAACTTGGAAGCAC includes these proteins:
- a CDS encoding type II secretion system F family protein codes for the protein MRESERLKLLKSKASERLDALKRKGQEAKRIRALIDKDSFTEKLYRAGIEMPAPIYVMMIIATALIASAVCWFTLGWVVGLTAAPTISCYYCFTYLSIRAENRRRKVVSSLPGFIDVLTASLQTGYSMELSVEHATNALSNGILKREFSNVVSMLKRGIPLAEALEIIGRHIAGKEAVALTITIKMFADTGGQVLTPFRRLGLKVREQQAVLERASRDLVGIKQAFLVIFALSFTAPLFLLVNEPDYILDAFKYGGGVGYVMQVAVAVQMLCFVCFRKITALRV
- a CDS encoding ParA family protein gives rise to the protein MKILVIDSDEELRNTLVLRIQDALLQADLRRIDVVSGGFDFLGIVAKEKDLPFCCFLGPGCHEHVERAIEKLRATFPTLPLALVVSNDVYAEQAVELRKYLSIRIIAVADVGQMVDFVMDCEDLAGHTSGFKNRGVVTIAQLKGGVGGSTVAAGLAACWARHGLSVALLDFDDLNPQITQWGRVSIAQRKVVLEFLTKGAVDRERINEMVFPVEGYEGKLVVVGQPEQYQDSFHFKADVIDGAPSSAVFVGSLLNVLQEEFDIIVVDSGRSWGIATFAVLPLSKYVLLVTDDDGMSVRRSIDNLERLYKASDDESEFDLGKWSVVLNAYTGRLLSPKDLGLELHDLELFPDSAALYTIPFSEKGRQWGAPGESLYDLAEPAVVESLQKIASSMIPFRRDVEHPHLYDKVRKKIQKLVGPH
- a CDS encoding type II secretion system F family protein, giving the protein MFEGLIVAVICLWMCSYFVQGECLTFRELGRFKLSSAESVGGGWGENLEKWFEMLGKAFGKSGSVRNESVLTLYEDMEAKMREAGLEKASDHGRFVLIRLGCYLSWPLLVIFACFNFSTYYASVTAIFGFAFVVVMPHLFLSRKIVGRKEDIQRELPLVVDLTNLATSAGWDISVALDKVVEAVALEYPRHPLIKELRKAHWLAQRGYTWSEALEWVAKRLREEESVSRVMFALIQAMEHGGDMTQALAGIAQDSERSYYAGLDKRLAAVPGKALVITMVLFLCYFAILLAPAATGLRGSFGAL
- a CDS encoding response regulator; protein product: MGSAIHVLIIEDSPSQAAIIANIVSEAGYRVSVYTALPTGIVELLLTEEPDIVLLDLMLLDEDGKAMADGFQLCRDIKRAHAEIPVVVVTSEGEEEACEWALLQGADAFLQKPFAKEDLVQVIEETLKECSD
- a CDS encoding DNA topoisomerase 4 subunit A is translated as MPVIDVALVEESQNRYLTYALSVVSGRALPDVRDGLKPVQRRIIYAMYKNLRLVPEKAHRKSAAVVGEVLARFHPHGDTACYDAMVRMAQEFSLRYPLVDGQGNFGSLDGDAAAAYRYTEARLTPIALEVVGDINQETVFERDNFDQTVKEPVVLPARIPNLIINGASGIAVGMATAIPPHNLKEVINAILLILEEPSISDASLLKVIKGPDFPTGCELLNTRSELEEIYSTGKGAIRMRASFMEEEHGRKRLLVFTSIPYAIDKSVLVEKIADLILEKKLPQLLDVRDESTDEVRIVTEVAPDANTDSVLAYLFKHTALQANFNVNLTALVPTKNPLSGKPMLLSLRAMLEHFVDFRLEVVRKKLMFEKRNLEARIHLLNGLVLIFPFLEKVIDLIRKSEGRGDAAKRLEKAFKLSEEQALFIVDLRLYQLSKTSIDEVEGELEHKTSRVNEINALLSSEKALKRLIADELERISAQFGDKRRSKVLNEFAELEYVKEAYVQHEDVKVIVSKDGWIKRIKSANDPSSTRVRQGDSVLYALDASTRDSLAIFSTMGNAFVSRVSDITATSGFGEPVQKLFKFQDGEQIAACVIVERDESGEVKMGEQEMLIYSKHGLGFRFHKNVLSDTKKIGKRLMKLGAGDVIGGVLALNKEMLLLVSEQGYGLCILRSELPLLGGAAKGVILQRLPKGDALVIAACVAKHDGVTILTVEGAKRKVDVSALGLGKRASRGLKVAKKSIRVVGLA